The following are encoded in a window of Persicobacter psychrovividus genomic DNA:
- a CDS encoding immunity 49 family protein yields the protein MKIKRHKLFYPEMRSEQFFVRSFFKDIEAKKRQIESYIPDEEIGNKLLPVYLLGGLKSYYQIPLNKIDRQKEKEGISMILKLSCSFFNKAYHPNQKVKVQFDDEVIEHEGIETSDYMGYTVWLQYMHLYITCRCDTGINLLKTTTRERLLNSAQMHTSEADFTFIEFIQSIFLPEVKSSEAFQKAWQACMNAKEEYTGQDLGEILMIYAPTLLVYQALFSGNSEAFNEQLFEALELHKEFYDSDREGAFFDYPENDGAVSWPLLAACSIAHDSGLKVNVESDYIPKWLYEGEVRDWGLKF from the coding sequence ATGAAAATTAAAAGACATAAATTGTTCTATCCAGAAATGAGATCAGAACAGTTCTTCGTTCGATCATTTTTTAAGGATATTGAGGCAAAAAAACGTCAAATAGAATCTTATATTCCTGACGAAGAAATAGGGAATAAATTATTGCCTGTTTATCTCCTTGGGGGGTTAAAATCATATTATCAAATTCCTTTAAATAAAATTGACAGACAAAAGGAAAAGGAAGGAATTAGCATGATCTTAAAATTATCTTGCTCTTTCTTTAACAAAGCTTATCATCCTAATCAAAAGGTTAAGGTTCAATTTGATGATGAGGTGATAGAACATGAGGGTATTGAGACGAGTGACTACATGGGCTATACAGTATGGTTACAATACATGCATTTATACATTACCTGTCGTTGTGATACGGGTATTAACCTGCTGAAAACCACTACAAGGGAACGGTTGTTGAACTCTGCGCAAATGCATACCAGTGAGGCAGATTTCACTTTTATTGAATTCATCCAGTCCATCTTTTTGCCAGAAGTAAAATCTTCAGAAGCTTTTCAAAAGGCATGGCAAGCTTGTATGAATGCTAAAGAGGAATATACAGGACAAGATTTGGGTGAAATATTGATGATTTATGCACCTACTTTATTGGTCTATCAAGCCTTATTTTCGGGTAATTCAGAAGCCTTCAATGAACAGTTATTTGAAGCTTTAGAACTACACAAAGAATTTTATGACAGTGATCGAGAAGGTGCATTTTTCGACTACCCAGAAAATGATGGTGCTGTTTCATGGCCTTTATTAGCTGCTTGTAGCATTGCACATGATTCAGGTTTGAAAGTAAATGTGGAATCAGATTATATCCCAAAATGGCTTTATGAAGGAGAAGTAAGAGATTGGGGCTTGAAGTTTTAA
- a CDS encoding MGH1-like glycoside hydrolase domain-containing protein: protein MTGLSYFISHLRLGKSSMSPPYQPWYCKYQTNLKTLWNDDAGMFLNKRLDTNAWNYSISPTNFYALNGKVATQAQAERMIQEHFYNPQEFWGDYIMPSIARNDPGYTGRDYWKGAIWAPMNFLVYLGFRNYDLPKARKDLARKSSDLLLKNWESKGQVLENYHAETGEYPGYRSEYFYHWGALLGMINMIEYGFMPPTEQQLQLIQ, encoded by the coding sequence ATGACCGGCTTGTCATATTTTATTTCCCATTTAAGGTTAGGGAAATCATCAATGTCTCCACCATACCAGCCATGGTATTGTAAATACCAAACCAATTTAAAAACACTCTGGAATGATGACGCTGGGATGTTTTTGAATAAACGACTGGATACCAATGCCTGGAATTACAGCATCAGCCCAACGAATTTTTATGCGCTAAACGGCAAAGTCGCCACTCAAGCGCAAGCTGAAAGAATGATTCAGGAGCACTTTTATAACCCTCAAGAATTTTGGGGCGATTATATTATGCCCTCAATAGCACGTAACGACCCTGGGTATACAGGTCGGGATTACTGGAAGGGCGCCATTTGGGCTCCTATGAACTTCCTCGTGTATTTAGGCTTCAGAAACTACGACCTCCCAAAGGCGAGAAAGGATTTGGCAAGAAAATCAAGTGATTTACTGCTCAAAAATTGGGAATCAAAAGGACAAGTCCTTGAAAACTACCATGCCGAGACGGGCGAATATCCCGGATATAGAAGTGAGTATTTTTACCACTGGGGAGCACTGTTGGGCATGATTAACATGATTGAATACGGTTTCATGCCGCCAACCGAACAGCAATTACAGCTTATTCAATAG
- a CDS encoding sulfatase family protein produces MYCHIERFAILCGFLPLIIGCKTIRQEQVEKTKKPNILIFFTDDNDFSYWGFGGGPLLSPKIDQLAKEGVTAQQFYANSSVCAPSRYTLHTGKYAGRCQSPSFREDFPITKPYNIVWNTPLEAEVGDQSIGKYFQQEGYQTGLVGKWHLGFEMENYGLKASDNPFDAAVDKVLKKMQEDVEARVRSVGFDYAASIIPVNNDYHPVEALRVHNLEWLAQGANKFLDQQTASEDPFMLMVNITTHHGPCHVASLNSDVRLTSAGVVEGLDGLMTSREEIANQIKSKGMELNFRTVGTRWTDAMVGAVLQKLEDSGQADNTIVIFTTDHNRYDGKGTVYQGGVHIPFIIKYPGVLAADSQSSQVFSMVDVMPTLLDAVGATPPENIDGKSIWPQLTKKSANIERSVYLEMGYARGLLKGNKKYITFRYPEDLLQKMKNNEVTEAFDYKGSLQDTPEVVRYGHYFDSEQFYLIDEDNQESKNRIQDPEHQEEIKAMKAELTTMLSSFENPYPIDRPIDHFLLSKTYQQMKDSAKSLKMDQYYWYREMCY; encoded by the coding sequence ATGTACTGTCATATAGAACGTTTTGCAATATTATGCGGCTTTCTTCCACTGATTATAGGTTGTAAAACCATCCGGCAGGAGCAAGTAGAAAAGACGAAAAAACCGAACATTCTCATCTTTTTCACTGATGACAATGATTTCTCCTATTGGGGTTTTGGGGGTGGGCCTTTACTTTCCCCAAAAATTGATCAGTTGGCAAAAGAAGGGGTTACTGCTCAGCAATTTTACGCCAATTCTTCCGTCTGCGCCCCATCAAGGTATACCCTGCACACCGGGAAATATGCCGGCCGATGCCAGTCGCCAAGTTTTCGAGAGGATTTCCCCATAACCAAACCCTACAATATTGTGTGGAATACACCGCTTGAAGCAGAAGTGGGGGATCAATCCATAGGTAAATATTTTCAGCAAGAAGGTTATCAGACAGGGCTGGTCGGTAAATGGCATTTGGGTTTTGAAATGGAGAATTATGGCCTCAAGGCTTCGGACAATCCATTTGACGCAGCGGTAGATAAGGTCTTGAAAAAAATGCAAGAAGATGTCGAAGCCCGGGTCCGATCTGTTGGCTTCGATTATGCCGCATCCATTATTCCCGTAAACAATGATTATCATCCCGTAGAAGCCCTGAGGGTGCATAATTTGGAATGGCTGGCACAGGGCGCTAATAAATTCCTTGATCAGCAAACTGCCTCAGAAGACCCTTTTATGCTCATGGTAAATATTACCACGCACCACGGCCCATGTCATGTTGCATCTCTAAATTCAGATGTCCGGCTGACTTCCGCGGGAGTGGTAGAGGGCTTGGACGGATTAATGACCTCTCGGGAAGAAATTGCTAATCAGATCAAATCCAAAGGGATGGAGCTAAATTTTAGAACTGTTGGTACCCGCTGGACAGATGCGATGGTTGGGGCGGTGCTGCAAAAGCTTGAGGACAGTGGGCAAGCCGACAATACAATTGTGATTTTTACTACAGATCATAATCGATATGATGGAAAGGGAACCGTCTATCAGGGGGGTGTTCATATTCCTTTCATCATAAAATATCCAGGGGTATTGGCCGCAGATAGCCAAAGTTCACAGGTGTTTTCTATGGTGGATGTGATGCCAACATTGCTTGACGCAGTGGGAGCGACGCCTCCAGAAAACATCGATGGGAAAAGTATATGGCCACAACTGACCAAAAAATCAGCGAATATTGAGCGCAGTGTGTATTTGGAAATGGGCTATGCCCGGGGCTTGTTAAAGGGCAATAAAAAATACATCACTTTTAGGTATCCGGAGGATTTGCTTCAAAAAATGAAAAATAATGAAGTTACCGAAGCATTCGATTACAAAGGAAGCTTACAAGATACGCCGGAGGTTGTTCGGTATGGGCATTATTTCGATAGCGAACAGTTCTATTTAATTGATGAAGATAATCAGGAATCAAAAAATAGGATTCAGGACCCAGAACATCAAGAGGAGATCAAAGCAATGAAAGCGGAACTTACAACAATGCTCTCTTCCTTTGAAAATCCTTACCCGATTGATCGGCCTATTGATCATTTTTTACTTTCGAAAACATATCAACAGATGAAAGACAGTGCCAAATCATTAAAGATGGATCAGTATTATTGGTACCGAGAAATGTGTTATTAG
- a CDS encoding HmuY family protein, whose translation MTTKFNLFSLLAIQFAFVLCSCNTEAEFDPRIPTTVRVADIGVTSGDDGEVSYENQLYFDLDQPAVDPTKLNQVADDNYVHFSIEKDVTVSDAMPGWDIVLTNYHVQDVEMGPGSIYVVNATGALINTTSMTKAVKITKEDAQEDFVPFADMTLEQAEALSLQENVDAIGYDWKSVNTDTGLYTMVADTYYVIKTEQGKFYKLAFTSFYGEKGTDIKGTTVFTYEELD comes from the coding sequence ATGACAACTAAATTTAACCTTTTCAGCCTATTGGCCATTCAATTTGCCTTTGTTTTATGTTCATGCAATACAGAGGCGGAGTTTGATCCGAGAATTCCGACCACCGTTCGTGTAGCAGATATTGGGGTAACCAGCGGAGACGATGGGGAGGTGAGTTACGAGAACCAATTGTATTTTGATCTCGATCAGCCTGCCGTTGACCCGACCAAATTGAATCAGGTTGCAGATGATAATTATGTCCATTTCAGTATAGAAAAAGACGTTACCGTTTCTGATGCCATGCCCGGATGGGACATCGTGCTGACGAACTATCATGTTCAGGATGTTGAAATGGGGCCAGGGAGTATTTATGTGGTCAATGCCACTGGTGCCTTGATCAATACCACTTCGATGACCAAAGCAGTAAAAATAACGAAGGAAGATGCTCAGGAGGATTTCGTTCCTTTTGCTGACATGACCCTGGAGCAAGCAGAAGCTTTATCGCTTCAGGAAAATGTGGATGCCATTGGTTACGACTGGAAATCAGTCAATACTGATACGGGATTGTACACCATGGTAGCAGACACTTACTATGTGATAAAAACTGAACAAGGGAAATTCTATAAACTCGCTTTTACTTCCTTTTATGGAGAGAAAGGGACCGATATTAAAGGTACCACGGTGTTTACCTATGAAGAATTAGACTAA